ATCTGGTCAATCCGATCAATAATGGTTCGCAAATCCACGTTTAAAATCAGCACGCCTACCAATTGCTGATTTTCATCCTTGATTGGCTCAGCAATAACAACGCCCGGGTATCCAGTGCTTTTCGCAATAATAACATCGGAAACTACTGTCTCGCCGGTTCGTTTTATTTTTTGAAAATATTCCCGATCGCGATACGTAATCGTATCATCAACCACGCGCTCATCCGATCGGGCAATCTGATTGCCTGCACTATCAGCTATAACCGCAATTTGAATATCAGCATCCGCCTTAGTGATGGCCGTAAGTAAGGCATTTTGCTTATCAGGCAGCATTGACTTTACCTCAGCCGTATTTACGACAATCCGCAGCACCTTAATTTTTTCACTAAACATCTGATCAATATCTTCAGCAGTCTGCTTTGCAATATCACGATTCTGATTAAACGCTAATTTAGTCAGAATTTTCTCACTTTTATTTTCAGTTATTAACATAGATAGCAGCAAGGGAAAAATCGTCATACAAACAAGGCAAAAACTCAGCGTTGTCCTCAAAGTTTGCCTGTTCCACAGCTTCGTAACATTATGTAATATTTTAGCAAAAAGCACTCAAAAGCCACCTCCCCACTTACGTAAACTAAAATTTAAATTCGACGACTTCTTTGTTAGCATGTTCCTCTCTATTTCGACAAATTATTTAATATTCCTCTGCTATTTACACAGCCAACTAAAATCTACAAGCCTTTTTTTACTTGATTTTATCTGTGGGGAGCCAGTCATTTTGCTTTACCTACTTCAAAAAAAGATCCGTCTCACCTTGAAGGTAAAGACGGCAGAGAGATTCGTATAGGGCGAACCTTCTCCAGCAATAGATGCGGAGTAGGTGATTATTTTTTATTTACTGATCCAGCCACTCTGGATAGTTATCTTACTGCAGCAGCGTCAGCTTTCATTCTGGGGCAAAGTGTGCTTGCGCCTACTGAGCAGGCTCATATACCTGATTTCCATCTCTAATAGCCATTGTATTATCAACGTATTGTACCATCGTTACACCTAATGAATGCCCCATAATATTTGCACTAGGGTATTTTTTTCGAATATAACTATAATATGCTAATGCGTCCTCACATTCCTGGGGTTTATTATCCTCTGAACCATGGTAGGAAATGATAATATCCTCACCTCGTTTATAGGCTGCTGCGTAGAAACCGATCTTGTCATTTCCCATCGAATCGATTTCGGTAAAGCCGTTATTTGTAAGATCTATATCATTCTCTTCACGATATAAGGCATTAGAAACTACCCCATGTTTTTCGTTAGTCACTGCCACAGTACATTCCCCCTACCACGTATTCTATCTTTCTATAGAATACGTGGTTTTTAAAATCTTTGCCTCTAGCAAAAGGTATAGACTGACAAATATATTTTAATTTGGATTGTTCATAATCAACAGAGCGCAGACGATGAAGGTGACGAATCCTTTAAAATACTCAACCTTGATGATCTGATCTCTAAAACAAAAAGAGAAGACCTTCCCTTATGAAGTTCTTCTCCTTATTTATATAATTTACTCTTTTGCTTGGATATATCTTTGGATATTACTAACTCTCTTAGGTAGATTGGGGTGGGTAGCAAGAAGCTCAGAGAAACGAACCCAGAAGCCGCCATCTGATTCTGCTTGTTTAATGTACTGTTGCACATTTACTTTTTCATATAATTTTTTTCCTATTGCCAAAATAAGCAGGCCATTTTCTGCACCAGTTGTTTGGTAATAAGATGCAAAATTATCACAGGTATATTCGCAAGCTCTAGAATAGGCTTGCGCTAAAAAAGGGACAAACATGGATGGAAATAAAAGCACTTTCCTACTCACATGCTTTCTTTTTAGATGGGCAAATTCATGACAAATTATAAAGGCAAGCTCAGCCTCCCCCTGGCGATATGCTAATTCAAAAACATCAGAATAAAGTACTACAAAAGATCGCCCTAGAAACTTTGTCGCAAAAGCATTAATCATACCACCGGACTGAATAATGTAAATATCAGGCACTACTTCTAACCCCATCTTACTTGCAATCTCTTTCGATAGCTGATACACTTCTGGGAACTGCGTTTCAGATAACTTAATACCGTTACCTTTTATATTACCTACAAATAGTCCATGTGCAATAAAACTAATAATAATACCTAGCACTATGTAAACGATTCCAACAAGAGATATTACCAGCAAAATATAAATCAACACACTGATCACTAATGATAGCTTGAAATAAAAGTTTTCCTTTGAATGAATTAAGGAATCCACAAATTCTCCCCCTTACGATACTAATTGATTAGATTTTTTCCGTTTTTAACAAGGCAACTCATAAAACTGGATGATTGCGCCATTATTTTAGTTTTACATCTCCATAACTATTTAGCCGCCTGAACTGTCTCGTTGCCATCAACTTGTACTCCTCCTTCTTCCAGATTTATATGATACAGGAAGAATATGACAACACGGTGACAAGTAAGAAGAGTCGCCATAGGCAGACGACTCTTTTTCTATCTAGAATAGTTTTTAGTACTTCATCCTCTCTTTACTTTTCCAGTGCCTATAATTCCATCTCTTGTTATAGACGCAAACGGTTTTGAAGTTTGGCGAGACATTTTAGGTAACGTTAATTATTTTTTAAACGATCGTAAATACCCGTTATCTCTTCAACGTAATTGTTATACTCCACTTTGGTAACTATCCATTCATTATCTCGATAAACTCCTATAAACCTGTATTTAAAAATCGAGTAAACATCTGATGCATTTGATTCATCCGCCAATTCTTTTGTTGAGCAATTTTCACCACGTTTGAATACTCGGGATATTTCGGCAATACCAATATAAGGAGCCGTCAATGAATCACTTTTTCTAACTTCCATGGTAAAATTACGATCTAGATTCTCAGAAAACTTGTACCATTTACCATTATCCTTACGAATTTTATAATTATCTAATGGATAAGTAGAAATAGCCTTTGATAGCTCGTCACCAACATATTGTTTAAAGGAAGCAACGACCTCCGCATCATTTGGTTGGGCACATACTACGTTGGATAGAGCAACTAGCAGCATTAATACTAAGATTAACAGTTTTTTCATAATACACCTCTTGTTTATACTTTAAAAATTACTATACCTCTTAATTATGGCAAAACCTACTTTGAATCTATTAGGAGCTTTCTCACTTCAGAATCTATTATCGCATCGGTTGACTCCGTCGGTGATACATTAATTTTAAAGTTTTTTTCTGTTTCATAGGAAAGCAACAGTTTTATGACTTCTTTTCGGCCTCTTGCGCTACATACCGCCCGAAATAAAAGTGTATTTCCATTCTCATCCCTTACATCAACAGTTGCTTTATTTTCAAAAAGTAGTTTCCACATTTCCAATGAGTATTCTTGTGCTGCGTAATGTAGG
The sequence above is a segment of the Pelosinus sp. IPA-1 genome. Coding sequences within it:
- a CDS encoding ankyrin repeat domain-containing protein, yielding MKSISKVAINGNLELLQEQIQSGVDVNSTDNSGRTLLMNAVIEGRVEIAQFLIEAGADVNRKDLMGCTALHYAAQEYSLEMWKLLFENKATVDVRDENGNTLLFRAVCSARGRKEVIKLLLSYETEKNFKINVSPTESTDAIIDSEVRKLLIDSK
- a CDS encoding M48 family metallopeptidase; protein product: MDSLIHSKENFYFKLSLVISVLIYILLVISLVGIVYIVLGIIISFIAHGLFVGNIKGNGIKLSETQFPEVYQLSKEIASKMGLEVVPDIYIIQSGGMINAFATKFLGRSFVVLYSDVFELAYRQGEAELAFIICHEFAHLKRKHVSRKVLLFPSMFVPFLAQAYSRACEYTCDNFASYYQTTGAENGLLILAIGKKLYEKVNVQQYIKQAESDGGFWVRFSELLATHPNLPKRVSNIQRYIQAKE